One genomic window of Vespula pensylvanica isolate Volc-1 chromosome 12, ASM1446617v1, whole genome shotgun sequence includes the following:
- the LOC122633304 gene encoding acetylcholine receptor subunit alpha-like 2 isoform X1: MIVRLITVILTARICYGNPDAKRLYDDLLSNYNRLIRPVLNNTDTVVVKLGLRLSQLIDLNLKDQILTTNVWLEHEWQDHKFQWDPSEYGGVTELYVPSEHIWLPDIVLYNNADGEYGVTTMTKAILHFTGKVLWTPPAIFKSSCEIDVRYFPFDQQTCFMKFGSWTYDGFQIDLKHINQKLGDKVEVGIDLREYYPSVEWDILGVPAERHKKYYPCCHEPYPDIFFNITLRRKTLFYTVNLIVPCVSISYLSVLAFYLPADSGEKIALCINILLSQTMFFLLISEIIPSTSLALPLLGKYLLFTMILVGLSVVITIIILNVHYRKPSTHKMAPWVRKIFLQQLPRLLLMRVQDDFNHDLAAYKIHGGGKSRKKSKFNAAVAAAVQSSSIISSPDSARHQRIGGCNGLHTTTAHNRFLGGGFGGYNGLPTVMSGLDESLSDITPKKKYPFELEKALHNVTFIQHHIQRQDEFNSEDQDWSYVSMVLDRFFLFVFTIASIGGTLTILAEAPALYDTTKAIDMQYSSITHRQYLPPNQHSTEPSV; this comes from the exons ATGATAGTCAGATTAATTACCGTGATCCTCACAGCGAGGATTTGCTATGGAAATCCCGATGCTAAACGACTTTACGATGACCTACTCTCGAATTACAATCGTCTTATTCGACCCGTTTTGAACAACACAGATACGGTCGTTGTTAAGCTAGGTCTTCGTCTCTCGCAGCTCATTGACCTG aaTTTAAAGGATCAAATCTTAACAACAAACGTTTGGTTAGAACAT GAATGGCAGGATCACAAGTTTCAATGGGATCCATCGGAATATGGAGGTGTGACGGAACTCTATGTACCGAGCGAACATATATGGTTACCCGATATCGTACTTTACAACAA CGCCGATGGAGAATATGGCGTAACCACCATGACAAAAGCTATTTTACATTTCACGGGTAAAGTTCTTTGGACACCACCAgctatttttaaatcatcctGCGAAATCGACGTCAGATATTTTCCATTCGATCAGCAAACTTGTTTCATGAAGTTTGGTTCGTGGACGTACGATGGCTTCCAG ATCGATTTGAAACacattaatcaaaaattaGGAGACAAAGTAGAAGTTGGTATCGATCTACGTGAATATTATCCAAGTGTCGAATGGGACATTTTAGGTGTACCAGCGGAACGTCACAAGAAGTATTATCCCTGTTGTCACGAACCTTATCCCGACATATTCTTCAATATCACGTTACGTCGTAAAACTCTCTTCTATACGGTGAACCTAATCGTACCGTGCGTGAGCATCTCTTATCTTTCGGTATTGGCTTTCTATCTACCTGCTGATTCAGGAGAGAAAATAGCCTTGTGTATCAACATTCTCCTATCTCAAACAATGTTCTTCCTATTGATATCAGAAATCATACCGTCTACTTCGTTAGCATTACCATTATTAGGCAAATACTTACTCTTCACGATGATCCTCGTAGGTCTTTCGGTagttataacaataataatattaaatgttcaTTATCGTAAACCAAGTACACACAAAATGGCACCGTGGGTCAGAAAGATATTCCTTCAACAATTACCAAGGTTATTACTAATGAGAGTACAGGATGATTTTAACCATGATCTTGCTGCTTACAAAATACATGGAGGAGGGAAATctaggaaaaaaagtaaattcaaTGCAGCCGTTGCAGCTGCTGTTCAATCTTCCTCCATCATCTCTTCTCCGGATTCTGCTCGTCATCAACGTATCGGTG GTTGCAACGGCTTACATACAACAACTGCACACAACAGATTTCTTGGTGGAGGTTTTGGTGGCTACAATGGACTTCCAACTGTCATGTCTGGATTGGATGAGTCTCTGAGCGACATCACTCCTAAAAAAAAGTATCCATTCGAACTTGAGAAAGCTTTACACAATGTGACGTTCATTCAACATCATATACAACGGCAGGACGAGTTCAATTCT GAGGATCAAGATTGGAGTTATGTCTCTATggttctcgatcgattttttctctttgtcttcaCGATAGCTTCCATAGGAGGAACACTTACTATTCTCGCTGAAGCTCCTGCCCTGTACGACACTACTAAAGCTATCGACATGCAATATTCTTCTATTACTCATCGACAATATTTACCACCGAACCAACATTCAACCGAACCttctgtttaa
- the LOC122633304 gene encoding acetylcholine receptor subunit alpha-like 2 isoform X2, which translates to MIVRLITVILTARICYGNPDAKRLYDDLLSNYNRLIRPVLNNTDTVVVKLGLRLSQLIDLNLKDQILTTNVWLEHEWQDHKFQWDPSEYGGVTELYVPSEHIWLPDIVLYNNADGEYGVTTMTKAILHFTGKVLWTPPAIFKSSCEIDVRYFPFDQQTCFMKFGSWTYDGFQIDLKHINQKLGDKVEVGIDLREYYPSVEWDILGVPAERHKKYYPCCHEPYPDIFFNITLRRKTLFYTVNLIVPCVSISYLSVLAFYLPADSGEKIALCINILLSQTMFFLLISEIIPSTSLALPLLGKYLLFTMILVGLSVVITIIILNVHYRKPSTHKMAPWVRKIFLQQLPRLLLMRVQDDFNHDLAAYKIHGGGKSRKKSKFNAAVAAAVQSSSIISSPDSARHQRIGCNGLHTTTAHNRFLGGGFGGYNGLPTVMSGLDESLSDITPKKKYPFELEKALHNVTFIQHHIQRQDEFNSEDQDWSYVSMVLDRFFLFVFTIASIGGTLTILAEAPALYDTTKAIDMQYSSITHRQYLPPNQHSTEPSV; encoded by the exons ATGATAGTCAGATTAATTACCGTGATCCTCACAGCGAGGATTTGCTATGGAAATCCCGATGCTAAACGACTTTACGATGACCTACTCTCGAATTACAATCGTCTTATTCGACCCGTTTTGAACAACACAGATACGGTCGTTGTTAAGCTAGGTCTTCGTCTCTCGCAGCTCATTGACCTG aaTTTAAAGGATCAAATCTTAACAACAAACGTTTGGTTAGAACAT GAATGGCAGGATCACAAGTTTCAATGGGATCCATCGGAATATGGAGGTGTGACGGAACTCTATGTACCGAGCGAACATATATGGTTACCCGATATCGTACTTTACAACAA CGCCGATGGAGAATATGGCGTAACCACCATGACAAAAGCTATTTTACATTTCACGGGTAAAGTTCTTTGGACACCACCAgctatttttaaatcatcctGCGAAATCGACGTCAGATATTTTCCATTCGATCAGCAAACTTGTTTCATGAAGTTTGGTTCGTGGACGTACGATGGCTTCCAG ATCGATTTGAAACacattaatcaaaaattaGGAGACAAAGTAGAAGTTGGTATCGATCTACGTGAATATTATCCAAGTGTCGAATGGGACATTTTAGGTGTACCAGCGGAACGTCACAAGAAGTATTATCCCTGTTGTCACGAACCTTATCCCGACATATTCTTCAATATCACGTTACGTCGTAAAACTCTCTTCTATACGGTGAACCTAATCGTACCGTGCGTGAGCATCTCTTATCTTTCGGTATTGGCTTTCTATCTACCTGCTGATTCAGGAGAGAAAATAGCCTTGTGTATCAACATTCTCCTATCTCAAACAATGTTCTTCCTATTGATATCAGAAATCATACCGTCTACTTCGTTAGCATTACCATTATTAGGCAAATACTTACTCTTCACGATGATCCTCGTAGGTCTTTCGGTagttataacaataataatattaaatgttcaTTATCGTAAACCAAGTACACACAAAATGGCACCGTGGGTCAGAAAGATATTCCTTCAACAATTACCAAGGTTATTACTAATGAGAGTACAGGATGATTTTAACCATGATCTTGCTGCTTACAAAATACATGGAGGAGGGAAATctaggaaaaaaagtaaattcaaTGCAGCCGTTGCAGCTGCTGTTCAATCTTCCTCCATCATCTCTTCTCCGGATTCTGCTCGTCATCAACGTATCG GTTGCAACGGCTTACATACAACAACTGCACACAACAGATTTCTTGGTGGAGGTTTTGGTGGCTACAATGGACTTCCAACTGTCATGTCTGGATTGGATGAGTCTCTGAGCGACATCACTCCTAAAAAAAAGTATCCATTCGAACTTGAGAAAGCTTTACACAATGTGACGTTCATTCAACATCATATACAACGGCAGGACGAGTTCAATTCT GAGGATCAAGATTGGAGTTATGTCTCTATggttctcgatcgattttttctctttgtcttcaCGATAGCTTCCATAGGAGGAACACTTACTATTCTCGCTGAAGCTCCTGCCCTGTACGACACTACTAAAGCTATCGACATGCAATATTCTTCTATTACTCATCGACAATATTTACCACCGAACCAACATTCAACCGAACCttctgtttaa